From the genome of Chromatiales bacterium, one region includes:
- a CDS encoding anthranilate synthase component I — translation MNREQFDKLIGDGHNRVPLVREVLADLDTPLSTYLKLAAAPYSYLFESVQGGEKWGRYSFIGLPCRTVIKVRGHRVTVEEAGRLIEEQEVADPLAWIEAYQRQYRVAEVEGLPRFTGGLVGYFGYDTIRYIEPRLAKVDKPDPIGSPDILLMVSEEVVAFDNLSGKLYLVVHAQPGGYDDALARLDRLEDQLRDATPVYRPAAAARHVTEDDFVSGFTEEGFKAAVQKAREYIVEGDIMQVVLSQRLSIPFKARPLDLYRALRSLNPSPYMFYLDLEDHHVVGSSPEILVRLEDGMVTVRPIAGTRKRGRDEAQDQALEAELLADPKELAEHLMLIDLGRNDAGRVSQTGSVKVTDKMVIERYSHVMHIVSNVVGRLKPDMGAMDVLRATFPAGTVSGAPKIRAMEIIDELEPVKRGVYAGAVGYLSWNGNMDTAIAIRTSVIRDETLHIQAGAGIVYDSVPDLEWKETMNKGRATFRAVAMAEAGLDGAQEEGSQ, via the coding sequence ATGAACCGCGAACAATTCGACAAGCTCATCGGCGACGGCCATAACCGCGTACCCCTCGTGCGCGAAGTGCTCGCCGACCTCGACACCCCCTTGAGCACCTACCTGAAACTGGCGGCCGCGCCCTACTCCTATCTCTTCGAGTCCGTGCAGGGCGGGGAGAAATGGGGGCGTTACTCCTTCATCGGTCTGCCCTGTCGTACCGTCATCAAGGTGCGGGGGCATCGCGTCACCGTCGAAGAGGCGGGACGGCTGATCGAAGAACAGGAGGTGGCGGACCCGCTGGCCTGGATCGAGGCCTACCAGCGGCAGTACCGCGTGGCCGAGGTCGAGGGCCTGCCGCGGTTCACCGGCGGCCTGGTCGGCTATTTCGGCTACGACACCATCCGCTACATCGAGCCGCGGCTGGCGAAGGTCGACAAGCCCGACCCCATCGGCAGCCCGGACATCCTGCTGATGGTCTCCGAGGAGGTGGTCGCCTTCGACAACCTCAGCGGCAAGCTCTATCTCGTGGTGCATGCCCAGCCCGGTGGTTATGACGATGCGCTGGCCCGGCTCGACCGGCTGGAAGACCAGCTGCGCGACGCCACGCCGGTGTACCGTCCGGCGGCCGCCGCGCGCCACGTCACCGAGGACGACTTCGTCTCCGGCTTCACCGAGGAGGGCTTCAAGGCCGCGGTGCAGAAGGCGCGCGAGTACATCGTCGAGGGCGACATCATGCAGGTGGTGCTGTCGCAGCGCCTGTCCATCCCCTTCAAGGCGCGGCCGCTGGACCTGTACCGCGCCCTGCGCAGCCTCAATCCCTCGCCCTACATGTTCTACCTCGACCTCGAGGATCACCACGTGGTTGGCTCCTCGCCCGAGATCCTGGTGCGTCTGGAGGATGGCATGGTCACCGTGCGGCCCATCGCCGGCACCCGCAAGCGCGGGCGCGACGAGGCGCAGGACCAGGCGCTGGAGGCGGAGCTGCTGGCCGATCCCAAGGAGCTCGCCGAGCACCTCATGCTCATCGATCTCGGGCGCAACGACGCCGGGCGCGTGAGCCAGACCGGCTCGGTCAAGGTCACGGACAAAATGGTGATCGAGCGCTATTCGCACGTCATGCACATCGTCTCCAACGTGGTCGGCAGGCTGAAGCCGGACATGGGCGCCATGGACGTGCTGCGCGCGACCTTTCCCGCGGGCACCGTGAGCGGCGCACCCAAGATCCGCGCCATGGAGATCATCGACGAGCTGGAACCGGTGAAGCGCGGCGTGTATGCCGGTGCGGTGGGTTATCTCTCCTGGAACGGCAACATGGATACGGCGATCGCCATCCGCACCTCCGTGATCCGGGACGAGACGCTGCACATCCAGGCCGGGGCGGGCATCGTCTACGACTCCGTGCCCGATCTCGAATGGAAGGAGACCATGAACAAGGGGCGCGCGACCTTCCGCGCGGTGGCCATGGCCGAGGCCGGCCTCGACGGTGCGCAGGAGGAGGGCTCGCAATGA
- the speD gene encoding adenosylmethionine decarboxylase — translation MNRKLKLHGFNNLTKTLSFNIYDICYAKDEHHRQEYIEYIDEVYNAERLTQILTDVVDIIGANILDISRQDYDPQGASVTMLISEEPVAAEHLTNTPAPGPLPDTVVAHLDKSHVTVHTYPESHPDNGISTFRADIDVSTCGRISPLRALNYLIHSFDSDIVTLDYRVRGFTRDIRGKKHFIDHKITSIQNYLSRDTKRRYEMIDVNVYQEYLFHTKMILKEFDIDNYLFGLGRGDYSAKELREIEKRLRREMQEIFYGQNMTGV, via the coding sequence ATGAACAGGAAGCTGAAGCTGCACGGGTTCAACAACCTGACCAAGACCCTCAGCTTCAACATCTACGATATCTGCTACGCGAAGGACGAGCATCATCGTCAGGAGTACATCGAGTACATCGACGAGGTGTACAACGCCGAGCGCCTGACGCAGATCCTGACGGACGTGGTGGATATCATCGGCGCGAACATCCTGGATATCTCGCGCCAGGACTATGATCCCCAGGGCGCCAGCGTGACCATGCTCATCTCCGAGGAGCCGGTGGCGGCCGAGCACCTCACCAACACGCCCGCTCCGGGCCCGCTGCCGGACACGGTCGTCGCGCACCTGGACAAGAGCCACGTCACGGTACACACGTATCCGGAAAGCCATCCGGACAACGGGATCAGCACCTTCCGCGCGGACATCGACGTCTCCACCTGCGGGCGTATCTCGCCGCTGCGCGCGCTCAACTACCTGATCCACAGCTTCGACTCGGATATCGTCACGCTGGACTATCGCGTGCGCGGCTTCACCCGCGACATCCGCGGCAAGAAGCACTTCATCGATCACAAGATCACCTCGATCCAGAACTACCTGTCGCGCGATACCAAGCGCCGCTACGAGATGATCGACGTCAACGTCTACCAGGAATACCTCTTCCACACGAAGATGATCCTGAAGGAATTCGACATCGACAACTATCTCTTCGGCCTGGGGCGTGGCGATTACAGCGCCAAGGAATTGCGCGAGATCGAGAAGCGCCTGCGTCGCGAGATGCAGGAGATCTTCTACGGGCAGAACATGACCGGCGTCTGA
- the trpD gene encoding anthranilate phosphoribosyltransferase — MNMQEAIRAVTERHDLSSEQMTAVMQLIMTGEATPAQIGGFLVGLRMKGETVDEVAAAAGVMRELSTRVSVNTDHLVDTCGTGGDASGTFNISTASAFVTAAAGARVAKHGNRSVSSKSGSADVLEAAGVNLDLGPEAVARCVNEIGVGFLFAPRHHGAMKYAVGPRREMGVRTIFNVLGPLTNPAGAPNQVLGVFSHGWLRPLAEVLKRLGSRHVMVVHARDGLDEISIGTPTQVAELRNGEINEYVISPEDFGLTTTDLAAIKVGDAGESLAMLRSVLNNTPGPARDIVALNAGAAIYTAGVVGDLAAGVARAQQVIASGEAAEKFQQLIDLSNALGPRAG, encoded by the coding sequence ATGAACATGCAAGAAGCGATTCGTGCCGTCACCGAACGTCACGACCTCAGCAGCGAGCAGATGACCGCGGTGATGCAGCTCATCATGACCGGCGAGGCCACGCCGGCACAGATCGGCGGCTTCCTCGTCGGTCTGCGCATGAAGGGCGAGACCGTGGACGAGGTGGCCGCGGCCGCGGGCGTGATGCGCGAACTCTCCACGCGCGTGAGCGTGAACACCGACCACCTGGTCGATACCTGCGGTACCGGCGGCGACGCCTCCGGCACCTTCAACATCTCCACCGCCAGCGCCTTCGTCACCGCCGCCGCCGGCGCGCGCGTGGCCAAGCACGGCAACCGTTCCGTCTCCAGCAAGAGCGGCAGCGCCGACGTGCTGGAGGCCGCCGGGGTGAACCTCGACCTGGGGCCCGAGGCGGTCGCGCGCTGCGTGAACGAGATCGGCGTGGGCTTCCTGTTCGCACCACGGCATCACGGGGCGATGAAGTACGCCGTCGGCCCGCGCCGGGAGATGGGCGTGCGCACCATCTTCAACGTTCTGGGTCCGCTCACCAACCCCGCCGGCGCACCCAATCAGGTGCTCGGCGTGTTCAGCCACGGCTGGCTGCGGCCGCTGGCCGAGGTGCTCAAGCGCCTGGGCAGCCGCCACGTCATGGTGGTCCATGCCCGCGACGGCCTGGACGAGATCTCCATCGGCACGCCGACCCAGGTGGCCGAGCTGCGAAATGGCGAGATCAACGAGTACGTCATCTCGCCCGAGGACTTCGGGCTCACGACCACCGACCTCGCCGCCATCAAGGTGGGCGATGCCGGCGAGAGCCTCGCCATGCTGCGCAGTGTGCTCAACAACACCCCGGGGCCGGCCCGCGACATCGTCGCCCTCAATGCCGGGGCGGCCATTTACACGGCCGGGGTCGTCGGCGATCTCGCCGCCGGCGTGGCGCGCGCGCAGCAGGTGATCGCCTCGGGCGAGGCCGCGGAGAAGTTCCAGCAGCTCATCGACCTGAGCAACGCCCTCGGACCGCGGGCAGGGTAG
- a CDS encoding DUF885 domain-containing protein: MSKGANAAFDALLVAYYEAWFRYHPERAVDVGINGYADRLRPFDDDEIGALVALNEKLLAELELVAVDDLSPDRRIDLDVLEGAAHLEICELRESDWRHHNPNAFLPVDAIHQLFLKPVKDFAGALRARLEQIPAYLRGARVHLLQTPELVPVLWAESAHQTARAGADYIRSLERHPRVLQAMGREGLHGFIEPAARALTEFAHFLEADLGPRCEGDFACGRTHFDRLLAQRHFLDVDADALHAFGRQLFDVTRRNLHDVTRELSGQDDPAVLQARIQAEHPDAEGLVAAYREAMERAHAFVVERDLVTVPDAQALHVVETPAFLRHQIPFAAYVEPAANDPAQTGHYYVTPPVDEAGLGEHHALGIAHTGVHEAWPGHHLQFVTAHRRPESRSLPRLLNPSATLYEGWALYCESLMHEQGFLDCPESRFVLLQDRLWRALRILIDVELHTRGLPLDEAAERMVEALGFGYSQAMGELTWYSQAPTVPMGYATGWGLVNAVRDRLRLSPDFALKGFHDRLLASGSIALPLVIRRQFGEQAWQSARNMIFGAGA; encoded by the coding sequence ATGAGCAAGGGCGCCAACGCCGCCTTCGATGCCCTGCTGGTGGCCTATTACGAGGCGTGGTTCCGCTATCACCCCGAGCGTGCGGTGGATGTCGGTATCAACGGCTATGCCGATCGTCTGCGTCCCTTCGACGATGACGAGATCGGCGCCCTGGTCGCGCTCAACGAGAAACTGCTGGCCGAGCTGGAACTCGTCGCGGTCGACGACCTGAGCCCGGACCGGCGCATCGACCTCGATGTGCTGGAAGGGGCGGCCCATCTCGAGATCTGCGAGCTGCGCGAATCGGACTGGCGGCACCACAATCCCAATGCCTTCCTGCCGGTGGACGCCATCCACCAGCTGTTTCTCAAGCCCGTCAAGGACTTCGCCGGCGCCCTGCGTGCACGGCTGGAACAGATCCCGGCCTATCTGCGCGGTGCCCGCGTGCACCTGCTGCAGACACCGGAGCTGGTGCCGGTGCTGTGGGCCGAGTCGGCCCACCAGACGGCGCGGGCCGGCGCGGACTACATCCGCTCCCTGGAACGGCATCCGCGGGTGCTGCAGGCCATGGGACGTGAAGGATTGCATGGATTCATCGAGCCGGCGGCACGGGCGCTGACCGAGTTCGCCCATTTCCTGGAGGCCGATCTCGGCCCGCGCTGCGAGGGGGACTTCGCCTGCGGGCGCACCCACTTCGACCGGCTGCTGGCGCAGCGCCATTTCCTGGACGTGGATGCCGATGCCCTGCATGCCTTCGGGCGGCAGCTCTTCGACGTCACCCGCCGCAACCTGCACGACGTGACCCGGGAGCTCAGCGGTCAGGACGATCCGGCCGTGTTGCAGGCGCGAATCCAGGCCGAGCATCCGGACGCCGAGGGGCTGGTGGCGGCCTATCGCGAGGCCATGGAGCGGGCGCATGCCTTCGTCGTCGAGCGGGACCTGGTCACGGTGCCGGATGCCCAGGCCCTGCACGTCGTCGAGACGCCCGCCTTCCTGCGCCACCAGATCCCCTTTGCCGCCTATGTGGAGCCGGCGGCCAACGACCCGGCGCAGACCGGCCATTACTACGTGACGCCGCCGGTGGACGAGGCCGGGCTGGGCGAGCACCATGCCCTGGGCATCGCCCATACCGGGGTGCACGAGGCCTGGCCCGGACACCACCTGCAGTTCGTCACCGCCCACCGGCGGCCCGAATCGCGCAGCCTGCCGCGGCTGCTCAACCCCTCGGCCACGCTCTACGAGGGCTGGGCGCTGTACTGCGAGTCGCTGATGCACGAGCAGGGTTTCCTCGATTGTCCCGAGTCGCGCTTCGTGTTGCTGCAGGACCGCCTGTGGCGTGCCCTGCGCATCCTCATCGACGTGGAGCTGCATACCCGGGGCCTGCCGCTGGACGAGGCCGCCGAGCGCATGGTCGAGGCCCTGGGCTTCGGCTATTCTCAGGCCATGGGCGAGCTCACCTGGTATAGCCAGGCGCCCACCGTGCCCATGGGCTATGCCACCGGCTGGGGGCTGGTCAACGCCGTGCGCGACCGGTTAAGGTTGTCCCCCGACTTCGCCCTCAAGGGCTTCCATGACAGGCTGCTGGCCAGCGGTTCCATCGCCCTGCCGCTGGTGATACGCCGCCAGTTCGGCGAGCAGGCCTGGCAGTCGGCCCGCAACATGATCTTCGGCGCCGGGGCCTGA
- a CDS encoding phosphoglycolate phosphatase → MLSKPRMVLIDVDGTLVDSVPDLAYCVDEMMARLDLPRRGEAAVRNWVGNGVERLVERALANDLDGQPDEALKARALPIFLELYAENTSRRSCLYPGVEEGLAYLRDAGFRLGCVTNKAEQFTLPLLQDLGIRDYFEIVVSGDTLPKKKPDPLPLLHAAEQLGVTPAESLMIGDSISDVKAARAAGFRIICMSYGYNHGEDIRDYDPDAVIDSMAELGGLLEQAA, encoded by the coding sequence ATGCTGAGCAAGCCCCGGATGGTCCTGATCGACGTGGACGGCACGCTGGTCGACAGCGTGCCGGACCTCGCCTATTGCGTGGACGAGATGATGGCCCGCCTGGACCTGCCGCGCCGCGGCGAGGCGGCGGTGCGCAACTGGGTGGGCAACGGCGTCGAGCGCCTGGTCGAGCGCGCGCTCGCCAACGACCTCGACGGCCAGCCGGACGAGGCCCTCAAGGCCCGTGCGCTGCCGATCTTCCTTGAGCTCTATGCCGAGAACACCTCCCGGCGCAGCTGTCTGTATCCGGGGGTGGAGGAAGGCCTGGCCTATCTCCGGGATGCCGGTTTCCGCCTGGGCTGCGTGACCAACAAGGCCGAGCAGTTCACCCTGCCGCTGCTGCAGGATCTCGGTATCCGGGACTATTTCGAGATCGTGGTCAGCGGCGATACCCTGCCGAAGAAGAAGCCCGATCCCCTGCCGCTGCTGCATGCCGCCGAGCAGCTTGGCGTGACGCCGGCCGAGTCGCTCATGATCGGCGACTCGATCAGCGACGTGAAGGCGGCGCGGGCGGCGGGCTTCCGGATCATCTGCATGAGTTATGGTTATAATCACGGCGAGGACATCCGCGACTACGATCCGGATGCCGTGATCGATTCCATGGCGGAACTTGGCGGCTTACTCGAACAGGCAGCGTAA
- a CDS encoding CopD family protein, whose protein sequence is MSLAISLHVLAAIVWVGGMFFAYMAQRPAAVEVLEPPQRLKLWVATFRRFFPWVWAAIIALLATGFWMLFDHFGGMKGAPLYVHAMLGLGILMMLIFFHVFFAPYNRLKAAVAAEDWATGGKALAQIRLLVGINTAIGLLTAVAGAAGPYLVP, encoded by the coding sequence ATGAGTCTCGCCATCAGTCTGCACGTCCTCGCCGCCATCGTCTGGGTGGGCGGCATGTTCTTCGCCTACATGGCCCAGCGCCCGGCCGCCGTCGAGGTGCTGGAACCGCCGCAGCGCCTGAAGCTGTGGGTCGCCACCTTCCGCCGCTTCTTCCCCTGGGTCTGGGCCGCGATCATCGCCCTGCTGGCCACCGGTTTCTGGATGCTGTTCGACCACTTCGGCGGCATGAAGGGCGCCCCGCTCTACGTGCACGCCATGCTCGGGCTCGGCATCCTCATGATGCTGATCTTCTTCCACGTCTTCTTCGCCCCCTACAACCGCCTCAAGGCCGCCGTGGCCGCCGAGGACTGGGCCACCGGCGGCAAGGCCCTCGCGCAGATCCGCCTGCTGGTGGGCATCAACACGGCCATCGGCCTGCTCACCGCCGTGGCCGGCGCCGCCGGGCCGTATCTGGTGCCCTGA
- a CDS encoding OsmC family protein, translating to MKARVKWLDYMSFVGEAGSGHSVVMDGAPEAGGRNLGIRPMEMLLLGMGGCTSFDVVMILKKARQEIVDCEVHLEAERAETEPKVFTRIHAHFVVVGRNLSEKHVRRAVELSAEKYCSASIMLGKTAEITHDFEIREACE from the coding sequence ATGAAAGCACGTGTGAAGTGGCTGGATTACATGAGTTTTGTCGGCGAAGCCGGCAGCGGCCATTCAGTGGTCATGGATGGCGCCCCCGAGGCGGGTGGCCGCAATCTGGGCATTCGCCCCATGGAAATGCTGCTGCTCGGCATGGGCGGCTGCACCTCCTTCGATGTGGTGATGATCCTGAAGAAGGCGCGCCAGGAGATCGTCGACTGCGAGGTGCATCTGGAGGCCGAGCGCGCCGAGACCGAGCCCAAGGTCTTCACCCGGATCCATGCCCACTTCGTGGTGGTGGGCCGCAACCTCTCCGAGAAACACGTGCGACGGGCGGTCGAGCTCTCGGCCGAGAAGTACTGCTCCGCCTCCATCATGCTGGGCAAGACGGCCGAGATCACCCACGACTTCGAGATCCGCGAGGCCTGCGAGTAG
- a CDS encoding aminodeoxychorismate/anthranilate synthase component II produces MILMIDNYDSFTYNLVQYLGELGAEVRVERNDQISIDDIEAMAPERIMISPGPCTPNEAGVSLDVIRHFAGRLPILGVCLGHQSIGQAFGGKVVHAREIMHGKTSLIHHKDGGVFAGLPNPFEATRYHSLVIEKESLPDCLEVTAWTQAADGGIDEIMGVRHREYAIEGVQFHPESILTQHGHDLLKNFLQMPAEGGASQ; encoded by the coding sequence ATGATCCTGATGATCGACAACTACGATTCCTTCACCTACAACCTCGTGCAGTACCTGGGCGAGCTGGGCGCCGAGGTGCGGGTGGAGCGCAACGACCAGATCAGCATCGACGACATCGAGGCCATGGCGCCCGAGCGCATCATGATCTCGCCCGGGCCCTGCACACCGAACGAGGCCGGCGTGTCGCTGGACGTGATCCGTCACTTTGCCGGCCGGCTGCCGATCCTCGGCGTGTGTCTCGGCCACCAGAGCATCGGCCAGGCCTTCGGCGGCAAGGTGGTGCACGCACGCGAGATCATGCACGGCAAGACCTCGCTGATCCATCATAAGGATGGCGGCGTGTTCGCCGGGCTGCCGAACCCCTTCGAGGCCACCCGCTATCACTCGCTGGTGATCGAGAAGGAGAGCCTGCCGGACTGCCTGGAGGTCACGGCGTGGACGCAGGCCGCCGATGGCGGCATCGACGAGATCATGGGCGTGCGCCACAGGGAATATGCCATCGAGGGCGTGCAGTTCCACCCCGAATCCATACTCACGCAGCATGGCCACGACCTGCTGAAGAACTTCCTGCAGATGCCGGCGGAAGGAGGAGCCAGTCAATGA
- the rpe gene encoding ribulose-phosphate 3-epimerase: MANDFAIAPSILSADFAKLGEEVDNVLASGADIVHFDVMDNHYVPNLTIGPLVCDALRKHGVTAPIDVHLMVKPVDRIIPDFAAAGASYITFHPEASEHVDRTLQLIKAEGCKAGLVFNPATPLDVLEYALPMCDMVLLMSVNPGFGGQAFIPYVLDKARKVRAMIDEQGLDCRLEIDGGIKVDNIAEVAAAGVDTFVSGSGIFGKRNDADPHKYDSIVKAMRDELAKAG, translated from the coding sequence ATGGCTAACGATTTTGCGATCGCACCGTCCATCCTCTCCGCCGACTTCGCCAAGCTGGGCGAAGAAGTCGACAACGTGCTGGCGTCCGGCGCCGACATCGTCCACTTCGACGTGATGGACAACCACTACGTGCCCAACCTGACCATCGGCCCGCTGGTCTGCGACGCCCTGCGCAAGCACGGCGTGACCGCGCCCATCGACGTGCACCTGATGGTCAAGCCGGTCGATCGCATCATCCCGGACTTCGCCGCGGCGGGTGCCAGCTACATCACCTTCCACCCGGAGGCCTCCGAGCACGTCGACCGCACCCTCCAGCTGATCAAGGCCGAGGGCTGCAAGGCCGGCCTGGTGTTCAACCCCGCCACCCCGCTGGACGTGCTCGAGTACGCCCTGCCCATGTGCGACATGGTGCTGCTGATGTCGGTGAACCCGGGCTTCGGCGGCCAGGCCTTCATCCCCTACGTGCTGGACAAGGCCCGCAAGGTGCGCGCCATGATCGACGAACAGGGGCTGGACTGCCGCCTGGAGATCGACGGCGGCATCAAGGTCGACAACATCGCGGAAGTCGCGGCGGCCGGCGTGGACACCTTCGTCTCCGGCTCCGGCATCTTCGGCAAGCGCAACGACGCCGATCCCCACAAGTACGACAGCATCGTCAAGGCCATGCGCGACGAGCTGGCCAAGGCCGGCTGA
- the crp gene encoding cAMP-activated global transcriptional regulator CRP: protein MDQLRIKKPPANPALERFLGHCHRKHYPARSIIIHAGDKPESLYYIIEGSVSVMIEDEDDHEIVLAYLNPGDFFGEMGLFSEEEEGRAALVVARQECTIAEMTYTEFRRVAHEDPDILFALATQMAARLRETNRKVMDLAYVDVTGRIAHTLLNLAKQPDAMTHPDGMQIRITRQELAKMVGCSREMAGRVLKELEAEGLLHARGKTIVLYGTR from the coding sequence ATGGATCAACTGAGAATCAAGAAACCGCCGGCGAACCCGGCGCTGGAACGCTTCCTGGGGCATTGCCACCGGAAGCACTATCCTGCGCGCTCGATCATCATCCATGCCGGCGACAAGCCGGAGTCCCTGTACTATATCATCGAGGGTTCGGTCAGCGTAATGATCGAGGACGAGGACGATCACGAGATCGTGCTCGCCTATCTCAACCCCGGCGACTTCTTCGGCGAGATGGGCCTGTTCAGCGAGGAAGAGGAAGGCCGTGCCGCACTGGTGGTGGCGCGCCAGGAATGCACCATCGCCGAGATGACCTATACCGAGTTCCGCCGAGTGGCCCACGAGGACCCGGACATCCTCTTCGCCCTGGCCACGCAGATGGCCGCGCGCCTGCGCGAGACCAACCGCAAGGTGATGGACCTGGCCTATGTCGACGTCACCGGCCGTATCGCCCACACCCTGCTCAACCTCGCCAAGCAGCCGGATGCCATGACCCATCCGGACGGCATGCAGATCCGCATCACCCGCCAGGAACTGGCCAAGATGGTCGGCTGCTCCCGCGAGATGGCCGGGCGCGTGCTGAAGGAGCTGGAGGCCGAGGGCCTGCTGCATGCCCGCGGCAAGACCATCGTCCTCTACGGCACACGCTGA
- the trpC gene encoding indole-3-glycerol phosphate synthase TrpC, with product MTNTPDILQKILQRKREEIAERSAHTPLAALQDHVDAAPAVRPFLAALEARVARGRPAVIAEVKKASPSKGVIRADFDPEAIARSYEAGGAACLSVLTDHDFFQGSEAYLQDARAACTLPVLRKDFMLDPYQVWEARVMGADCILLIVSALDDARMAELTALAHELGMNVLVEVHDADELARALRLEARLIGINNRSLRTFETTLDTTLGLLDRIPDDRLVVTESGIHTPDDVRLMREHGVHAFLVGEAFMRADDPGARLAELFGTNEG from the coding sequence ATGACGAACACGCCGGACATCCTGCAGAAGATCCTCCAGCGCAAACGCGAGGAGATCGCCGAGCGCTCCGCGCATACCCCGCTGGCGGCACTGCAGGATCACGTGGATGCCGCGCCGGCGGTGCGGCCCTTCCTCGCGGCCCTGGAGGCCCGCGTCGCCCGCGGCCGGCCGGCGGTGATCGCCGAGGTGAAGAAGGCCAGCCCCAGCAAGGGGGTGATTCGCGCGGACTTCGACCCGGAGGCGATTGCCCGCAGCTACGAGGCGGGCGGGGCCGCCTGCCTCTCCGTGCTCACCGATCACGATTTCTTCCAGGGCAGCGAGGCCTATCTGCAGGATGCGCGCGCGGCCTGTACGCTGCCGGTGCTGCGCAAGGACTTCATGCTCGATCCCTACCAGGTCTGGGAGGCGCGGGTCATGGGGGCCGACTGCATCCTGCTCATCGTCTCCGCCCTGGACGATGCGCGCATGGCGGAGCTCACGGCGCTCGCCCACGAGCTCGGCATGAACGTGCTGGTCGAGGTGCACGACGCCGACGAACTCGCGCGGGCCCTCCGGCTGGAGGCGCGGCTCATCGGCATCAACAACCGCAGTCTGCGTACCTTCGAGACCACGCTGGATACCACGCTCGGCCTGCTCGATCGCATCCCGGACGATCGCCTGGTGGTCACCGAGAGCGGGATCCATACGCCGGATGACGTGCGCCTGATGCGTGAGCACGGCGTACATGCCTTCCTGGTGGGAGAGGCCTTCATGCGCGCCGACGATCCGGGTGCGCGGCTGGCCGAGCTGTTCGGGACGAACGAGGGGTAG
- a CDS encoding VOC family protein: protein MRHVALNVRDLPACEHFYVDLLGMQVEWRPDPDNLYLCSGCDNLALHKAAGEILDHGQRLDHIGFILRAEADVDAWYAFLTAHDVPVEKPPRTHRDGARSFYCRDPEGNVVQMIYHPPIAAACRDA, encoded by the coding sequence ATGCGCCACGTGGCCCTGAACGTCCGGGATCTGCCTGCCTGTGAGCACTTCTACGTGGACCTGCTGGGCATGCAGGTGGAATGGCGGCCCGATCCCGACAACCTCTACCTCTGCTCGGGGTGCGACAATCTCGCGCTGCACAAGGCCGCCGGCGAGATACTCGACCACGGTCAGCGCCTGGACCACATCGGCTTCATCCTGCGCGCCGAGGCAGATGTGGACGCCTGGTACGCCTTCCTCACCGCCCATGACGTGCCGGTGGAGAAGCCGCCGCGCACCCATCGCGACGGGGCCCGCAGCTTCTACTGCCGGGACCCGGAGGGCAATGTGGTGCAGATGATCTATCATCCCCCTATCGCCGCGGCCTGCCGGGACGCCTGA
- a CDS encoding cupredoxin domain-containing protein: protein MSLLVNLAGLVVIGLIVWWFWLSSPRARTVATGAPIDILVDDGVYTPGVIEAKAGEPIELRFLRKDASPCAEQVIFEGLDISAELPVDRQKTVTVTPPAPGEYAFTCQMKMYRGKLVVR, encoded by the coding sequence ATGAGCCTGCTGGTGAACCTCGCGGGGCTGGTGGTCATCGGCCTCATCGTCTGGTGGTTCTGGCTCTCCAGCCCGCGCGCCCGCACCGTCGCGACCGGCGCGCCCATCGACATCCTGGTGGACGATGGCGTCTACACGCCGGGGGTGATCGAGGCGAAGGCGGGCGAGCCGATCGAGCTGCGCTTCCTGCGCAAGGACGCGAGCCCCTGCGCCGAGCAGGTGATCTTCGAGGGCCTCGATATCAGCGCCGAGCTGCCGGTGGACCGGCAGAAGACGGTGACCGTCACCCCGCCCGCCCCGGGCGAGTACGCCTTTACCTGCCAGATGAAGATGTACCGGGGGAAGCTGGTGGTGAGGTGA